Genomic window (Candidatus Microthrix parvicella Bio17-1):
CCGTCACCGACCGGAACGGACAGGATCTCGCCGGAGGCCCGAACGGTGTCGCCCTCGGCCACCTCGTCGGCCTCGCCCAGCACCACGGCGCCAATCGAGTCCTCGTCGAGGTTCAAGGCCAGGCCGCGCACGCCGCTCTCGAACTCCAGCAGGGCGTTCACCGGGCAGTTCGGCAATCCGGAAATACGAGCGATGCCGTCACCCACCTCGGTCACCCGGCCAACCTGGCTCTCGGTCAGCTCGGGAGCGAAGCCCTCGAGGTTGGTTCGGATGGCATTGGTGATCTCGGCGGGATCAAAGAGCTGGGTCACGGGTGAGTCTCCTGGTGCGGCTGAACTGGTTGGGCGCAATCGGGCGGCGGGCTTGGTGGACGTGCGGTGGGAGGCGGAAGGGCGCCCAAAGGCGCCGATGCAAAGCCTTAGAACAACTCGCGCAGCTGGGCGAGACGTGAACGGACGGAACCGTCGATGACCTGGTCGCCGATCTCGGCGTGAACGCCGCCGACCACCTCGGGATCAACGATGAACCTCGGCGAGATGGGACGGCCGGCTACCGCCTCCAGCGCCTGGACCAGCCGTTGCTGCTGGTCGTCGGACAACGCGAAGGCCGTTCGCACGGTGGCCAGCGCCAGCCCTGCATCACCGGCGGTGCGTTCGGCCAGCTGGTTGGCGATCGCCCCCAGCTCGTCGGCGCGTCCGGCGGCCACCACCGCCGACAGTGCCGCCAGCGTTGACGGCGACACGTTGCCGCCCAGCACGTCGGTGACCACCTTGGTGCGTCGGTCCGCGGGCAGGGAAAGGTCGGCCAGCGTGGTGCGAAGTTCGACGTTGCCGTCGATCTCGCGGGCCACCCGGTAGAGCTCGTCGGCCACGACGGCCTCGGCGCCCTCGGCGCGGGCAAGACCCAGCAGGGCCTCGGCGTAGTTCTCGGTGCGCGTGTCGCTCACGGGGTGCTCCTAGGACCTGGCGCCCAGATGGGCGATGTACTGGTCGATCAAGTCGGATTGTGCTGAGTCGTCGAGCGACTCGGTGACGACCGCCTCGGCGGCACCAAGCGACATGCGGGCCAGCTCGGCCTGCACGTCGGCGCGTGCCTGGCGGCGAGCGATCTCAACGTCGGAGGTGCCGCGATGGCGAATGGCCTTGGCCTCGGTCTCGCCCTTGGCGATCAGGTCGGCCTCGACCTTCTCGGCGGTCGCTTTGGCATCGGCCTGGATGCGGGCCACCTCGCGCTCACGGTCGGCCAGCGCAGCCTTGATCTGGTCACGCTCGGACTCGGCGGCGTTCAGTGCGTCGGCCGATTCGGCCAGGCCCGCAGCAATACCGTCGGTGCGCTTGTTCATCGCCCCCTTGATGGCAGGCCCGGCCTTCCACCAGATCAGGCCGAAGACGATGAAGAAGGCCAGCGAACCGACCCAAACCTCTTTGATATCATGGGGCAACCAGAAGGAGTTGCCTTCCGAGGCCACTACAAGGGCAAGTTGACTCATCGTATTCCTCTAGTTCTCGGACGGTGCGAGGTAGGTCTCGGCGATGCGCTGTGCGACCGCCGGGTCAACGGTGCGTCCCAGCACCTTGGATGCCGCAGTTCCGGCCAGTTCGGCCACCTGCGAACGTGCGCCGAGGAGCACGTCGGCCCGCTCGGCCTCAACCTCGGCAAGGGCGGCCTGGCGGATCTGTGCCGCGTCGGACTCGGCCGCAGCGGTCAGTTCGGCCCGCCGGGCCTCGCCCCTCGCTCGTGCCTCGTCCACGGTTGTCGATGCATGAGCCCGTGCCTCGGCCAGGGTGGCGTCGTAATCGCGCCGCACCTTTTCGGCCTCCACCTTGGCGCGCTCGGCACCCTCCTCATCGGACAGACGCTGTTCGTCACGCTGACGCATGACGGCGCGCACCGGTGGCAGCAACACGTAGCGCATCAGGATCCACAGGGCGAGAAACAGCCCGGTGCCCCACAACAGCTCCGGCATGGTGGGCAGCACCGGGTTCACCGGGGTCTCCCCACCGCCGTCTGCGGCAATGGACATGATGGTTGCCAACATTGAAGGTACTCCTCAGGTGGTGTCGACGAGGCGGCCCGGCAAGTGCCGAACCACGGGGTTGGGCCTCAGACGAACTTGAGCAGAATGAACACAACGAAACCGATGAGGGCCAGAGCCTCGGTGAACGCGATGCCGAGGAACATGGTGGTCTGCACCTGACCGGCGGCCTCGGGCTGACGGGCGATGGCCTGAACGGCCTGGCCGACCAGGTAGCCGATGCCGATGCCGGGGCCGATGGCGGCGAGGCCGTAGGCCGCACCCGCACCGGACGCACCGGCGATGGACTTGGCCTCATCGGCGCTGACGTCGGCAGGGGTCGCCTGCTGGGCGATTTCGATTGCGTGGTGTGCTGCCTGGGACAGAACGCTCATCTGGGTGTTCTCCTTGTCGGTGGGGCCTGAGGCCCTATTTGTTGTGTCTCCGCTGTGCGAAAACAACATCTGTGGTTGGAACGAAGGGGGTTACGCCGGCCGGTGGGCCGGGGGGTGGATCAGTGCGCCGGGTGCAGCGCGCCGCCGATGTACACACCGGCGAGGAGGGAGAAGATGTAGGCCTGCAGGAAGGCGACCATCAACTCGAAGGCGGTGAAGGCCACCAGGCCGAGGAACGGGGCGATCGCCAGCGGAACCAGGGCGAACTGCATGGTCTCCGCAAGGAGCAGGCCCAAGGTGAGCACCGAGAAGGTGACCAAGAGAATGTGCCCGGCGAGCATGTTGGCGAAGAGCCGCACCGCCAGCGAGAACGGGCGCACCAGGAAGGTGGAGATGAACTCGATGGGCGTGACCAGCAGGTACAGCGCCTTGGGCACGCCCGGGGGAAACAGCGTCTGCTTGAGGTAGCCGAGCCCGTTGTGCTTCAGGCCCACACCGATGAACATCACCCAGGTGACCAGGGCCAGCATGAGGGGGTTGGCCATACGGGCGTTGGCCGGCATGTGCGAGGTGGGGATGATCTCAAACAGGTTGCCAATGAAGATGAAGAAGAACATGGCGGTCAGCATGGGCAGGTAGCGCATGCCGTCGGGGCCGATCGTTGGCATCACGATCTGCTTTTCCATGAAGTCGACCGATGCCTCCACCACGTTCTGCACGCCGCGGGGTATGGGGTTTTTCTTGCCCTTCATGGCTGCCAGCCAGAACAGGATGGTGGGCACGACGACCGCGATCAACGAGATCAAGGCGATCTTGTTGAAGCCGCCGAACTTCGCCGGCCAGACGACGATCTCGTCGATGGAGGGGAACTTGAGGCCCCGGGTGTTCTCCGGCTCCGCCGCAAACAGGGCGGCGGGCGATGCGGACAACGCCAAAAGTGGGGATGCAATCACAGGGTGACTCCTTGGCTCAGGCTGCGTCGGCCACCGAGGAGGTGGCGTCGGGGGTCGGAGAATTAATGTTGCCGGTCAGGTTGACCTGCGTGGCGGTGACGGCGGCGCTGCGGCGCCCGGCGCGGGGCTTCAGACCCGGAAACGCCATGGAGCCCGATACGTAGCGCAGCTCCCAGAACAACAGGCCCAGGTGGGTGACGATCAGCACCACGCCGAGGGCGACCGGGTCGAGCCAGGGCTGGTCCTTCACCAGCAGCACCGCAACGAGGATCAGACCGAGACGGATCAGGTAACCGAAGAGTGCAGCACCGGCCATGACGGCAATGGAGATACGAGCACCGGCCTGCAACATCCAGGCGGACAGAAGGAAGTTGAGGATCACGAGACCCAGGGCGAATGCGGCGGAAATGGCGCCGTCGGTGCCCCAGATCGCCCCCGACACCAAGATGGCGAGTGGCGACCAGATGGCGGCTCGTCGAATCAGGTCGACGGCAATCTCCATGGCCGGGGACGGGCCTTCCAAACGGGTCAGCAAGCCGTTGGCGGGCTGAGCGTTGGAGGACCGGGCGGTGGGATTCGAAGGCCGAGTCACGACCCCGCCTCGACGGTTGCAAGGGTGGCGGAGGACGAGGAGGCGGGCGAGGTACGAGCGCTGCGGCGTGCGTCCGCCTGCGTGTTCATTTCGGTCCGGTACGAGGTCAGGACCTTGTACAGGGCGCCGATCAGGCCGTAGAACGCACCGACGATGGTGAGCACCGGGGTCCAGCCGAGGAGGCCATCCAGCCAGAAACCCAGCAGGCCAAACAGGGCGGGGGCGGCCACCAGGAGGTACCCACCGTGACCGCGGTCCATCTGTTCGCTCAACCTGGGCATCGCCGCGGAGCTTCCACCGGACGGTGACAGCTTGGGCGAGGCTGCGTTGGATGTCACCTGGATGGACACAGAAACGAACTCTCAGTCACGTCGACGGCGGGCGTGGGGCGGGAGGGATGCTACCGAAGAAGGCAACGATGCCTCGCACGGTGGCGGTAACGGCACGGAGGTGTGTTCCGGAACCGCTCGGACTGCCTTGTGAATCCGTGCACGAACTCTACGAAACGTCGTGCCAACGCACAAGTTACGCCCCGGTCGGCTGCCACCGGAGCAGGTTGATCACTTGCTGATCGGTGCCGATGTTCGCTCGATGGCATCCACCACGCGGTCGGTTTGGGCTCGTTGCTCGTGGATCAGCCGGATCATCCAGAAGCGCAGGTAACGACCCAGCGAGTAGCGAAGGAACAGCGTTGCGCCGATCACGACGATGATGTTGCCCAGCCAGAAGGTCTGCGAGGCGAAGGCCCGCTGATCGGCCGCATCGGACGTGGACGCCACGAGCAGGATCCCCACCACGGCAAGCACCACGGGTATCACCAACCCGGCGATGCCCAGCTTCATGGCACGGGCCTCGCCCTCGGCTGAACTACCCGACAGCTTGAGCCGCCCGACCTCCTCGGTGAACGCTTCGGCGCGATCGCCCATTGGTCCCCCCTGCGTCGATCCCTGCACCGGCTGATCGACCGCGGTTCCGAGGTCGGCCGGCTCGGCACGCTGTGAATCCTGTTGTGCCATCTTCACACTCTCCTGATTTTGATCACTGCCCACCAAGGTAGGCACTGGACAATTCCGCCTCGATCGCCGTCGGGTCTCCCACGGCGCGAATTTTTCCGTGAACCATGATGGCCGCCCGGTCGGACACACCGAGGACCGTCCTGGCGAACTGTTCCACCACCACGATCGACACGCCGTCCGCCGCGATGTGTGCAACGACGCCGTACAACTCCTCGACGATCAGCGGCGCCAAGCCCATCGACAGCTCGTCGAGGATCAGCACTGCCGGGTCGGTCGCCAGCCCTCGGGCCATCGCCAACATCTGCTGCTCGCCGCCCGACATGGTGCCGGCCACCTGGCTGCGGCGCTCGGCCAGACGACTGAAGCGCCCGTAGGCCGCAGCTTCCAGATCGGCCAACTTCTTGCCGGTGAACGTTGCCATGCGCAGGTTCTCGCGCACGGTGAGGTTTGGGAAGATGCCCCGACCCTCGGGGATCATCGCCATGCCGGCTCGGGCCAGATCCTCGGCCTTCGTTCCGGTGACGTCACGGCCCGCCACCAGCACCTTGCCGGCGGTGGGCTTCATCAGCCCGGAGAGGATGTTGAGCGTGGTGGTCTTGCCGGCGCCGTTGGGACCCAGCAGCGCATACACCTCACCCGGCATCACGGCCAGATCCACCCCGTGCAACACCTCGATGGAGCCGTAGGCCGCCCGAATGCCCTGCAACTCAAGGATGGGCTCCACTGCGATCACCGGATCGGGCGGAGCTGAGGTCGTCGACGAACCGGCCACGATCACATCCCCCCGGCAGCGGAGCCGAGGTAGGCGTCCAACACCGCCTCGTTGGCCTGAATCTCGGCGGGGGTACCCCTGGCGATCACCTGACCAAAGTCCAGCACCACGATCCGTTGACACACCCGCATCACCAGGGGCACGTCATGTTCCACCATGAGGATGGCCAGGCCATCCGCCGCCAGCTCCTCCAGGAATTCACCGAACCGTTCCGTTTCGGATTCGTCCTGGCCCGACGCAGGCTCGTCCAACAACAACACCTTGGGTCGGGTTGCCAGCGCCCGACCAACCTCCAAAAGCCGGGCCATGCCGGTGGAGATCGCGCTGGCCGAGTCATCGGCGATAGCGGTCAGGCCCACCTGCTCCAGGATGTGGTCCACGTGCTCGGCGGTATCGCGGGATTTCAGCTCGGCGGCCATCTGAATGTTCTCACGAACGGTCAGCGACGTGAACACCTCCAGGCGCTGGAACGTGCGGGCCAGGCCCTCTTGCGCCCGCCGGAAGGTGGGCCACCCGGTGACGTTTCTGCCCTCCAGCATCACCGTGCCCGCCGTGGGGGTGAGCATGCCGGTCAGCGCGTTGAAGGTGGTGGTCTTGCCCGCGCCATTCGGCCCGATGAGGCCCACGATCTGCCCGGCCTCGACGGTGAGGTCCACGTCACTGACGGCCAGGTTTCCGCCAAAGCGAACCGTGATACCGCGTGCCTCCAAAAGGCTCATGAATCGCCTCCGTTTCCGGCCATCGCCGGAACGGCCGAGGCGCCGTTGGTTTCAGAGACTGCGTAGGTTGCCAGGTCGGCCTCGGTCAGCCCGAGGGCGGCATCGACCTCGATGAGCTCACCGCGGTCGAAGGGCCGATTCACCCCGGCCAGGTCGGGCGATGGCTGTGGCGCCGCCGCCTCGGCGTCGAGCGGCCCGTAGACGCGGGTGAGCACCGCGCCGACCGCGCCGGCGAAGGCACCGATCATGATGACCCGCCAACCGTTGCTCTCCGTGATCGAAGCGACCGGCACCAGCAGGGCGACCACGGTGGCGCTGACGCCCCCGATGGCCACGGGCAGCCGCTGCGATGGGTGCGGACCGTCGAAGAGCAGGGGCGTCAACGGGGCCACGACAAACACCCACACCACGATCGCAGCGGTGAACTGCCAACCGGACACCACCCCGACGGCGGTGAGCACCCAGATGCCCACTGCGCCGAGCACCGAGATCACCAACGCCTCGGTTCGCTCGCCCACCGCTCGAAACCCCGCTCCGACCTCGGTCATGGCGCCGCTTGGGTTGCGGCCCAGGCTAATGCCCATCAGCCCGGGGGCAAAGCTGGTGAGCTTTGCGATCGAGATGCTGAACACCGAGAAATACCCAAGGGCGTTGGAATTGAAGATCGGACCGAGGATCGATTGGAACGCCCCAAGCAGCAGGCCGCCGAAGAACGCGCCGCCCACCAGGCCCACACCTCCAACCACCGCCAACATGGTGACCGCGAGCGAGTTCTCAAAGGTGAACTGCTCCGCCTGAGCGGTGCTGGCCCACAGTGCGCCCGCCAGGCCGGCGATACCGGAGGACAGCGCAAACACGTACACGTTGGTGCGGGTCAGGTTGAGCCCCAGCGTGGCGCACGCGTCAGGGGAGTCCTTCATGGCCATCAGTCGCCGCCCGAAGCCGGAGCGACGCACGGCGACGACCGCGATGCCAACCAAGGTGAACGCCACGGCCGACACGATGATGCGGGCCGTGGCGGTGTTCCACGAGCTCACCAACGGCGGCACCGCCAGGTTGCCCTGAGGCATGACCTTCTGTTGGCTGAGCACCAGTTTGGACAACATCAGCGCAAAGGCCGCTGTGAGCAGGGCGAGATAGATGCCCGAGAGCCGCAGCGCCGGTAGCGACACCAGGGCCCCGATGGTGGCGGCAACCAGCACCGCTACGACCACTCCCAGGATCGGGTTGTTCACTCCGAGGTTCCCCATCACCACGGCCCCGATGCCCGCAAAACTCATCTGGGCCAGCGAGATCTGTCCGGAGTAGCCCGCCAACGGCACCAACGACAGGCCCACCAACGCCAGTGCGTAGCCACTGGCCAACGACAACTGGAACACGTCCGGGATGATCACGGTCAGCATGATCGTGCCGATGGGGAACAAGATGGCGCCGATCAGCGTCACCCGCCAGGTGGGAACGCGAAACTGGTCGCGGGTGGTCGAGAGGCTGTGGCTGCGCAACCGCTCGGGCCGGATGAACAACATGACGACGAACAGCACAATGGCGGGCATGGCGCTCTGGAGGTTGGCCAGCGTCCAGCCGGTGTTGATCTGAAAGCTCGTGACCGCCCGTTCGACGACGTTGGTGTCGCCCGGCTTGACGAAGCTGGACACGTAACTCTGGGCGAGCCCGAGGATGATGGCGCCGAGGAAGGTGAGGGGTACCGACTTGAGTCGACCGATCACCGGGGCGGCGTAGGCGTTGAACACCAGCAGGGTCAGCGTGACCGCTTCCAGGGTGCTGATCGGAGCGCCGAGGACGCCGGCCAAAGCCGCCAGTCCCGCGCCAAGCCCCCAGGAGGCCATGGAGGTCAACCCCGGTCGAGCACCGTTGAGCTGCGCCAACGACCGGTCATCCACCACGGCCCGCATCGCGATGCCCGTGCGGGTGTTGTACAGGAACAGACGCAGAAAGACGGCCACCAGCCCCGCTGCGACGAAGATGATGATGCGGTGGATGCTGATGCCCACCCCGGCGATGGTGATCGGGTCGGAGTCAGGGAAGAACTCGGGCACCGAGCGAGCGATCGTCGGGTCCCAGATCACCGGCGCCAGGCCGATCAGCGCCAACAACAGGCTGACGGTGACCACCAGCTTGATCAGCTCCGAGGTGCCCTCAAGCCCGCGCATCAACCCTTTTTCGACGATGCCCCCGAAGACGGGAGCGACCACGCCCACCACCAGCAGCAGCGACAGCCAGATGGGGAGACCCCAGCCCTCGGTGAACTGCCAGTAGGTGAACGCGGCCATCATGCCGAACGCGCCATGGGCGAAGTTGAACACGCCCGACGTGGTGTAGGTGACGACCAGGCCAGAGGCGGCAATGGCGTACAGCGCCGCCGTGACCAACCCGGCGACGGACGCGGTCAGAAACTGGTTCCACAGGTTCGGGGTGCCGGCCGCCGCCAGCATGGTGGTGATCACCCGCGGTGCGCCGACGTTGGCGAGGCACCCGAGCGGGCCGAGGCGCGCTCAGCCAGGGTCCGTGCGGGTTCAGTCAACATCGATGGTGACCACCGCGTTCTTCTTCGGGCAGTAGTAGCCGTCCTCGGTGGCGTCCTTGCTGCCCCACTCGGGAAACGCCCGAACAAACTTGTCGCCGTCGACCTTCATCGAGATGATGCACTTCGCAGGTTCGTTCGTGCCCGGGTTGGTCGTCGAGTGCAGACCACCGCCGGTCCACTCTCCGATCTTGCCCACCTGCTCACGGATGCAGTCGTGGCTGATGATGTGGTCGCCCTGCTCGGCGCACGCGGTGGCCGCCTCGGTGAACAACAGCCAGGCCGACATCGACTGGATGCCCAGCGCCGCGGTCTTGGTCTGGGGATCCTCGGCCTTGCGGGCGGCCATCAGCTCTTCAAACTTTTGAATCGCCGGGTATTTGTCGGCCTCCTCGAAGGGAGCGTGGGGAAGCCTGATCAGCACCTCGCCGGCCGGATTTGAGCCCTTCTCCAACAACAGCGGGTCGTAGTTGTTTGACTCGGCGAACATGGGGATCTTCAGCCCGTCCTCTTTCATCGAACTGAGCAGCAGCCCGAAGTTGGACGGCTCGCCGATGAAGGTGCCCATCGTGGCGCCGGAACCCTTGAGGCTCTGGGAGGTGAGCTTGAAGTCCTGACCCTGAGCCGCGTAGGCGATCTCCTGGCCCAGCCCAAACGGCTTGCCGAGCTTCGTGAGCACGGCGTTGGTCTGGTCCATGACGAACCGAATCGTGTCCAGGTCGCCGTACACGCTGGCGAGGTCACCAACCTCTTTCGGATACTCCTGGGCGAGATAATCAAAGAACGCT
Coding sequences:
- the atpH gene encoding ATP synthase F1 subunit delta; the protein is MSDTRTENYAEALLGLARAEGAEAVVADELYRVAREIDGNVELRTTLADLSLPADRRTKVVTDVLGGNVSPSTLAALSAVVAAGRADELGAIANQLAERTAGDAGLALATVRTAFALSDDQQQRLVQALEAVAGRPISPRFIVDPEVVGGVHAEIGDQVIDGSVRSRLAQLRELF
- the atpF gene encoding F0F1 ATP synthase subunit B, with protein sequence MLATIMSIAADGGGETPVNPVLPTMPELLWGTGLFLALWILMRYVLLPPVRAVMRQRDEQRLSDEEGAERAKVEAEKVRRDYDATLAEARAHASTTVDEARARGEARRAELTAAAESDAAQIRQAALAEVEAERADVLLGARSQVAELAGTAASKVLGRTVDPAVAQRIAETYLAPSEN
- the atpE gene encoding ATP synthase F0 subunit C translates to MEIAQQATPADVSADEAKSIAGASGAGAAYGLAAIGPGIGIGYLVGQAVQAIARQPEAAGQVQTTMFLGIAFTEALALIGFVVFILLKFV
- the atpB gene encoding F0F1 ATP synthase subunit A yields the protein MIASPLLALSASPAALFAAEPENTRGLKFPSIDEIVVWPAKFGGFNKIALISLIAVVVPTILFWLAAMKGKKNPIPRGVQNVVEASVDFMEKQIVMPTIGPDGMRYLPMLTAMFFFIFIGNLFEIIPTSHMPANARMANPLMLALVTWVMFIGVGLKHNGLGYLKQTLFPPGVPKALYLLVTPIEFISTFLVRPFSLAVRLFANMLAGHILLVTFSVLTLGLLLAETMQFALVPLAIAPFLGLVAFTAFELMVAFLQAYIFSLLAGVYIGGALHPAH
- a CDS encoding ATP synthase subunit I, which gives rise to MTRPSNPTARSSNAQPANGLLTRLEGPSPAMEIAVDLIRRAAIWSPLAILVSGAIWGTDGAISAAFALGLVILNFLLSAWMLQAGARISIAVMAGAALFGYLIRLGLILVAVLLVKDQPWLDPVALGVVLIVTHLGLLFWELRYVSGSMAFPGLKPRAGRRSAAVTATQVNLTGNINSPTPDATSSVADAA
- a CDS encoding AtpZ/AtpI family protein, with translation MSIQVTSNAASPKLSPSGGSSAAMPRLSEQMDRGHGGYLLVAAPALFGLLGFWLDGLLGWTPVLTIVGAFYGLIGALYKVLTSYRTEMNTQADARRSARTSPASSSSATLATVEAGS
- a CDS encoding ATP-binding cassette domain-containing protein, with amino-acid sequence MIVAGSSTTSAPPDPVIAVEPILELQGIRAAYGSIEVLHGVDLAVMPGEVYALLGPNGAGKTTTLNILSGLMKPTAGKVLVAGRDVTGTKAEDLARAGMAMIPEGRGIFPNLTVRENLRMATFTGKKLADLEAAAYGRFSRLAERRSQVAGTMSGGEQQMLAMARGLATDPAVLILDELSMGLAPLIVEELYGVVAHIAADGVSIVVVEQFARTVLGVSDRAAIMVHGKIRAVGDPTAIEAELSSAYLGGQ
- a CDS encoding ABC transporter ATP-binding protein, with product MSLLEARGITVRFGGNLAVSDVDLTVEAGQIVGLIGPNGAGKTTTFNALTGMLTPTAGTVMLEGRNVTGWPTFRRAQEGLARTFQRLEVFTSLTVRENIQMAAELKSRDTAEHVDHILEQVGLTAIADDSASAISTGMARLLEVGRALATRPKVLLLDEPASGQDESETERFGEFLEELAADGLAILMVEHDVPLVMRVCQRIVVLDFGQVIARGTPAEIQANEAVLDAYLGSAAGGM
- a CDS encoding ABC transporter permease subunit, with the translated sequence MITTMLAAAGTPNLWNQFLTASVAGLVTAALYAIAASGLVVTYTTSGVFNFAHGAFGMMAAFTYWQFTEGWGLPIWLSLLLVVGVVAPVFGGIVEKGLMRGLEGTSELIKLVVTVSLLLALIGLAPVIWDPTIARSVPEFFPDSDPITIAGVGISIHRIIIFVAAGLVAVFLRLFLYNTRTGIAMRAVVDDRSLAQLNGARPGLTSMASWGLGAGLAALAGVLGAPISTLEAVTLTLLVFNAYAAPVIGRLKSVPLTFLGAIILGLAQSYVSSFVKPGDTNVVERAVTSFQINTGWTLANLQSAMPAIVLFVVMLFIRPERLRSHSLSTTRDQFRVPTWRVTLIGAILFPIGTIMLTVIIPDVFQLSLASGYALALVGLSLVPLAGYSGQISLAQMSFAGIGAVVMGNLGVNNPILGVVVAVLVAATIGALVSLPALRLSGIYLALLTAAFALMLSKLVLSQQKVMPQGNLAVPPLVSSWNTATARIIVSAVAFTLVGIAVVAVRRSGFGRRLMAMKDSPDACATLGLNLTRTNVYVFALSSGIAGLAGALWASTAQAEQFTFENSLAVTMLAVVGGVGLVGGAFFGGLLLGAFQSILGPIFNSNALGYFSVFSISIAKLTSFAPGLMGISLGRNPSGAMTEVGAGFRAVGERTEALVISVLGAVGIWVLTAVGVVSGWQFTAAIVVWVFVVAPLTPLLFDGPHPSQRLPVAIGGVSATVVALLVPVASITESNGWRVIMIGAFAGAVGAVLTRVYGPLDAEAAAPQPSPDLAGVNRPFDRGELIEVDAALGLTEADLATYAVSETNGASAVPAMAGNGGDS
- a CDS encoding ABC transporter substrate-binding protein, encoding MSQAHEAAQRGRVAHRGGGARLLLALVALMLVAAGCGAKGDSVAETGGGSDGGTQVANGGDSGGQADGEADFGTLKAPCGPGEGKIEKSEAGSKGTDKLYIGVNSDKGADIRPGLLREFWDSSNAYIDWCNAQGGIAGLQIEPVDLDGQLFNVAQYLPAACNDVFAMVGGGSTFDNLQLQGPGNLKECGQLDMPGFTVTKEKAEATDTYIAAVPNPANVRPAAFFDYLAQEYPKEVGDLASVYGDLDTIRFVMDQTNAVLTKLGKPFGLGQEIAYAAQGQDFKLTSQSLKGSGATMGTFIGEPSNFGLLLSSMKEDGLKIPMFAESNNYDPLLLEKGSNPAGEVLIRLPHAPFEEADKYPAIQKFEELMAARKAEDPQTKTAALGIQSMSAWLLFTEAATACAEQGDHIISHDCIREQVGKIGEWTGGGLHSTTNPGTNEPAKCIISMKVDGDKFVRAFPEWGSKDATEDGYYCPKKNAVVTIDVD